A DNA window from Micromonospora sp. NBC_01739 contains the following coding sequences:
- a CDS encoding response regulator transcription factor — protein sequence MLRILLAEDVQMVRGALALLLNLEPDMSVVAEVDSGDKIVPAALSHRPDVAIIDVDLPMLDGLSAAEELHEKLPSCRTLILTGLGRPGTLRRALSMSVGGFLLKNSPSDRLAEAVREVAAGHRVIDPRLALAAWDVGDIPLSGREIQALRLAAGGAEPPEIAAAMHVSVGTVRNYLTRIVTKLNARNRVDAIRIATEAGWI from the coding sequence GTGTTGAGGATTCTCCTGGCCGAGGACGTGCAGATGGTCCGCGGCGCGCTGGCCTTGCTGCTGAACCTGGAACCGGACATGTCGGTGGTCGCCGAAGTGGACAGTGGCGACAAAATTGTCCCGGCGGCCCTGTCCCACCGACCCGATGTCGCCATCATCGATGTCGACCTGCCGATGCTGGACGGCCTGTCGGCGGCCGAGGAACTGCACGAGAAATTGCCGTCCTGCCGCACCCTGATCCTCACCGGGCTCGGTCGGCCGGGGACCCTGCGCCGGGCGTTGTCCATGTCGGTGGGCGGCTTCCTGCTGAAGAACTCCCCCTCCGATCGACTGGCCGAGGCGGTGCGGGAGGTGGCGGCCGGGCATCGGGTCATCGATCCCCGGTTGGCCCTGGCCGCCTGGGACGTCGGTGACATCCCCCTGTCCGGTAGGGAGATCCAGGCCCTGCGGCTGGCCGCCGGAGGCGCGGAACCACCGGAGATCGCCGCCGCCATGCACGTCTCGGTCGGCACGGTGCGCAACTACCTGACCAGGATCGTGACCAAGCTGAACGCCCGCAACCGGGTCGACGCCATCCGCATCGCCACCGAGGCGGGCTG